From a single Rosa rugosa chromosome 7, drRosRugo1.1, whole genome shotgun sequence genomic region:
- the LOC133722598 gene encoding protein SMAX1-LIKE 3, translating into MRAGGCTLQQGLTTEAANIVKLALTLARHRGHAQVTPLHVANTMLSSSTGLLRTACLQSHSHPLQCKALELCFNVALNRLPASNSSPMLGGGHHPQNPSISNALVAAFKRAQAHQRRGSIENQQQPLLAVKIELEQLIISILDDPSVSRVMREAGFSSTQVKSNVEQAVSIEICNSQTTTTPCVSSSKSKESNLQLIPLSVVPNLDPVRNEDVTIVIENLVKKRRKSIVIVGECLASVEGVVRGVMEKVDKGDQHVVVDEGFSLREVKFVTLSLSSFGHISRVEVEHKLGELKSLVRSSVGKGIILYLGDLKWITEYRTSSSSSHDQQGIRGYYCPVEHMIMELGNLVCGINGETNGGRVWLVGVATFQTYMRCKSGHPSLETVWGIHPLTIPLTSLRLSLVTAESELHSESTSKIAETGTSRLVVLEGGDQKKLTCCDECSNKFEEEAQSLRSSSICNSESTTSSLPAWLQQYKNENKGLNTTTNNHQNSVSVSDLCKKWNSICKAMHHQQHSNNSSELKTLTIFSSLSPSSSTSGFSYEQQQYPTLHHHHSWRDQHFWISEARDKAVEPNLTMYSSNPNSTPNSASSSDVMETDYVPRFKEINGENLKTLCNALETKVPWQKDVIPDIASTILKCRSGMVRRKGSKVGTNFSPEVKEETWLFFQGLDMEAKEKVAREIARLVFGSQTNLISIALSSFSSTRADSTEDCRSKRPRDEQSCSYVERFAEAVAFNPHRVFLVEDVEQADYCSQMGFKRAIERGRITNSSGEEVGLGDAIIILSCESFSSRSRACSPPIKQKSSEDEDHKDSSPRASLDLNISFDNDDVDGDQSIDDIGLLESVDRRIIFKIQEL; encoded by the exons ATGAGAGCAGGAGGTTGCACGCTCCAACAGGGTCTAACCACAGAGGCTGCGAACATAGTAAAGCTAGCACTAACCCTAGCAAGGCACCGAGGCCATGCCCAAGTCACTCCTCTCCATGTTGCAAACACCATGCTCTCTTCTTCAACCGGCCTATTGCGAACTGCTTGTCTTCAATCACACTCTCACCCACTTCAATGCAAAGCACTTGAGCTTTGCTTCAATGTTGCCCTCAACCGCCTCCCGGCCTCCAATTCCAGCCCCATGTTGGGTGGCGGTCACCACCCACAAAACCCTTCCATCTCCAACGCCTTGGTCGCTGCTTTCAAGCGCGCGCAGGCTCACCAACGCCGCGGTTCCATTGAGAACCAGCAGCAGCCCCTTCTAGCAGTGAAGATAGAGCTGGAGCAACTCATAATTTCAATCTTAGATGATCCAAGTGTAAGTAGAGTCATGAGAGAAGCTGGGTTTTCTAGTACCCAGGTCAAAAGCAATGTAGAACAAGCTGTCTCCATAGAAATATGTAACTCCCAAACTACTACTACTCCTTGTGTAAGTAGTAGTAAGTCCAAGGAGAGTAATCTCCAATTGATTCCTTTGTCAGTGGTACCTAATCTAGATCCAGTTAGGAATGAGGATGTGACAATTGTTATAGAGAATTTggtgaagaaaagaaggaagagtATTGTGATTGTGGGTGAGTGTCTTGCTAGTGTTGAGGGCGTGGTGAGGGGAGTGATGGAGAAGGTTGATAAGGGAGATCAACATGTTGTCGTTGATGAGGGTTTCAGTTTGAGAGAGGTGAAATTTGtaacactttctctctcctcttttggACATATTTCTAGAGTAGAGGTTGAACATAAACTTGGAGAACTCAAGAGCCTAGTGAGGAGCAGTGTGGGGAAAGGAATAATTTTGTATCTGGGAGATCTCAAGTGGATTACTGAGTATAGGACTAGTAGTAGTTCAAGTCATGATCAGCAGGGAATTAGGGGGTATTATTGTCCTGTGGAGCACATGATCATGGAGCTTGGGAACCTGGTTTGTGGGATTAATGGTGAGACTAATGGTGGGAGGGTTTGGCTTGTGGGGGTTGCTACTTTTCAAACTTACATGAGATGCAAATCTGGCCATCCATCACTTGAGACTGTTTGGGGTATTCATCCTCTAACAATTCCCTTAACCAGCCTGCGCTTGAGTCTTGTCACAGCTGAAAG TGAGCTACACAGTGAGTCTACAAGCAAGATAGCTGAAACTGGAACTAGCAGGCTAGTAGTACTCGAAGGTGGAGATCAGAAGAAGCTCACTTGCTGTGACGAATGCTCAAACAAGTTCGAAGAAGAAGCTCAAAGCTTACGAAGCAGTAGCATTTGTAACAGTGAATCCACCACTTCAAGCCTTCCTGCATGGCTCCAACAGTACAAGAATGAGAACAAAGGACTAAACACAACTACTAATAATCATCAG AACTCTGTCTCAGTTTCAGACCTTTGCAAAAAGTGGAACTCCATTTGCAAAGCAATGCACCACCAACAGCATTCCAATAATTCTTCTGAGCTCAAGACTCTTACAatattctcttctctctcacccTCTTCCTCCACTTCCGGTTTTTCATATGAGCAACAACAATACCCTACTTTGCACCACCATCATTCTTGGAGGGACCAACATTTCTGGATATCCGAAGCTCGTGACAAGGCTGTCGAACCCAATTTGACAATGTACTCATCAAATCCAAATTCCACTCCTAATTCGGCTTCATCCAGTGATGTCATGGAAACAGACTATGTTCCGAGGTTCAAGGAGATCAATGGCGAGAACCTGAAAACCCTATGCAATGCATTGGAGACAAAAGTGCCGTGGCAGAAGGATGTAATTCCTGACATAGCCTCCACAATCTTGAAATGCAGGTCCGGAATGGTCAGAAGAAAAGGGAGTAAGGTGGGCACTAATTTCAGTCCCGAGGTAAAAGAGGAAACATGGTTGTTCTTTCAAGGTCTTGATATGGAAGCTAAGGAAAAAGTTGCAAGGGAAATAGCTCGTCTTGTTTTCGGGTCTCAAACCAACCTCATTTCCATTGCACTAAGCAGTTTCTCGTCGACTCGGGCAGACTCAACCGAGGATTGCAGAAGCAAAAGACCACGAGACGAACAAAGTTGCAGTTATGTGGAGAGATTCGCTGAGGCGGTGGCGTTTAATCCACATAGGGTGTTTTTAGTTGAAGATGTAGAGCAAGCGGACTATTGCTCTCAAATGGGGTTTAAGAGAGCGATCGAAAGAGGGAGAATAACAAATTCGAGTGGAGAAGAAGTTGGCCTTGGAGATGCCATCATTATTTTGAGCTGCGAAAGCTTTAGTTCGAGATCAAGAGCTTGCTCTCCCCCTATAAAGCAAAAATCATCAGAAGACGAAGATCATAAGGATTCAAGTCCTCGTGCGTCTTTGGATTTGAACATTTCGTTTGATAATGACGATGTTGATGGTGATCAGTCAATTGATGACATTGGTCTTCTTGAATCGGTTGATAGAAGGatcattttcaaaattcaaGAACTGTAA